A genome region from Arachis duranensis cultivar V14167 chromosome 6, aradu.V14167.gnm2.J7QH, whole genome shotgun sequence includes the following:
- the LOC107495038 gene encoding WAT1-related protein At5g40240 isoform X2 — protein MASSGRYYWYMNVVPFFAMVAVECFSVGSSVLFKAATEKGLSYYVFIAYSYAISTFILLLPFPFIFFATRSSGLPTFKASLVGRIFLLGLIGMEKATLKSSSTQAKIIGSIVSIIGALVVTLYKGPIVLSASASSSSLLSSSSSQGDWVLGAFLLAASYTLPPLWFIVQTQVMEQYPVELVVVFLYNLCGTLISAPACILVESSFSVWRLKLDITLLAVIFSGFCGCLVSVVHTWAIHLKGPVYVSTFKPLSVVIAAAMSVIFLGDALYIGSVIGAGILSIGFYAVLWGKAKSSAELSEEYCLNRKLTCNSTTPLLNNQQGKQSFPI, from the exons ATGGCATCATCAGGTAGATATTATTGGTACATGAACGTGGTTCCATTCTTTGCAATGGTGGCAGTTGAATGCTTCAGCGTTGGTTCCAGCGTTCTATTCAAAGCAGCCACTGAGAAAGGCTTGAGTTACTATGTTTTCATTGCTTATTCATATGCCATCTCCacctttattcttcttctaccttTTCCCTTCATCTTCTTCGCCACCAG GTCAAGTGGATTGCCCACATTTAAAGCCTCATTGGTCGGTAGGATTTTTCTTCTTGGACTCATTGG GATGGAAAAAGCAACATTGAAAAGCTCGAGCACTCAGGCCAAAATAATAGGTTCAATTGTATCAATCATTGGTGCCCTTGTAGTAACGCTCTACAAGGGCCCTATTGTGTTatctgcttctgcttcttcaTCATCACTACTCAGCTCATCGTCTTCACAAGGGGATTGGGTTCTTGGGGCCTTCTTACTTGCTGCTTCATACACTTTACCTCCACTTTGGTTTATTGTACAg ACGCAAGTTATGGAACAATATCCGGTAGAACTTGTTGTGGTGTTTTTATACAACTTGTGCGGGACTCTTATATCTGCGCCAGCATGCATACTTGTTGAATCAAGCTTCAGTGTTTGGAGGCTGAAACTTGACATAACATTATTGGCGGTTATATTCTCA GGATTTTGTGGGTGCCTGGTGAGTGTGGTTCATACATGGGCAATACATCTTAAAGGCCCTGTTTATGTATCAACTTTCAAGCCACTATCAGTTGTCATAGCTGCTGCAATGAGTGTTATATTCCTTGGTGATGCTTTGTATATTGGAAG TGTTATTGGAGCAGGGATACTATCAATTGGATTTTATGCTGTTTTATGGGGAAAAGCAAAATCATCAGCAGAATTGAGTGAAGAGTATTGCTTGAATAGAAAGCTTACATGCAATAGTACAACTCCTTTATTGAATAATCAACAAGGAAAACAGAGTTTTCCTATATAA
- the LOC107495038 gene encoding WAT1-related protein At5g40230 isoform X3 — translation MASSGRYYWYMNVVPFFAMVAVECFSVGSSVLFKAATEKGLSYYVFIAYSYAISTFILLLPFPFIFFATRSSGLPTFKASLVGRIFLLGLIGFIFQLIGYKGLEFSSPTLASALSNLIPAFTYVLAILFRMEKATLKSSSTQAKIIGSIVSIIGALVVTLYKGPIVLSASASSSSLLSSSSSQGDWVLGAFLLAASYTLPPLWFIVQGFCGCLVSVVHTWAIHLKGPVYVSTFKPLSVVIAAAMSVIFLGDALYIGSVIGAGILSIGFYAVLWGKAKSSAELSEEYCLNRKLTCNSTTPLLNNQQGKQSFPI, via the exons ATGGCATCATCAGGTAGATATTATTGGTACATGAACGTGGTTCCATTCTTTGCAATGGTGGCAGTTGAATGCTTCAGCGTTGGTTCCAGCGTTCTATTCAAAGCAGCCACTGAGAAAGGCTTGAGTTACTATGTTTTCATTGCTTATTCATATGCCATCTCCacctttattcttcttctaccttTTCCCTTCATCTTCTTCGCCACCAG GTCAAGTGGATTGCCCACATTTAAAGCCTCATTGGTCGGTAGGATTTTTCTTCTTGGACTCATTGG GTTTATATTTCAACTTATTGGATATAAAGGACTTGAGTTTAGTTCACCTACTCTCGCTTCTGCTCTTAGTAACCTTATACCAGCTTTTACTTACGTACTCGCTATTTTATTCAG GATGGAAAAAGCAACATTGAAAAGCTCGAGCACTCAGGCCAAAATAATAGGTTCAATTGTATCAATCATTGGTGCCCTTGTAGTAACGCTCTACAAGGGCCCTATTGTGTTatctgcttctgcttcttcaTCATCACTACTCAGCTCATCGTCTTCACAAGGGGATTGGGTTCTTGGGGCCTTCTTACTTGCTGCTTCATACACTTTACCTCCACTTTGGTTTATTGTACAg GGATTTTGTGGGTGCCTGGTGAGTGTGGTTCATACATGGGCAATACATCTTAAAGGCCCTGTTTATGTATCAACTTTCAAGCCACTATCAGTTGTCATAGCTGCTGCAATGAGTGTTATATTCCTTGGTGATGCTTTGTATATTGGAAG TGTTATTGGAGCAGGGATACTATCAATTGGATTTTATGCTGTTTTATGGGGAAAAGCAAAATCATCAGCAGAATTGAGTGAAGAGTATTGCTTGAATAGAAAGCTTACATGCAATAGTACAACTCCTTTATTGAATAATCAACAAGGAAAACAGAGTTTTCCTATATAA
- the LOC107494956 gene encoding protein FAR1-RELATED SEQUENCE 5-like, whose product MRKDDVVRDNQGRIISRQLVCNKEGWRNMRYLDLDDRSREARSLTRTKCPARFRIKLDYGCGIWKVSCFVESHNHDLTPLQFAHLVPANCRLIVTDKVQVKNLHNFGVKTCHIMGYIAFQKGGYRHAGFTRKDLYNHIDRYRQSKVKNGDVNAAINYLIDGQSIINYHCFGDIVAFDLTYKKNKYNKPLVIFSGCNHHGQTVIFGSGLLSDETTETYKWLLETFVEAMGGKSPKAVITDGDLAMQDAIKNVLPDATHRLCGWHLQRNACENIKNPNFLRDFKCLIYDNTDQRDFDRRWAAILDKHNLVRSTWMEKTYETRAMWSHCFLRDKFFGYIRTTSQCEGINSLIRFYVNRKNTHIDFMHNLDRALKEYRNNELIADFKSQFLEPVMITSLEVYERFASCYFTRNIFKEIRNEIQRAGALNIKVLSTTLDKVEFSVTALGDPAKDRRVEVDRGKNLFSCSCKLFESRGIPCSHVFCAMKFENILEFPDSLI is encoded by the exons ATGAGGAAAGACGACGTGGTTAGGGATAATCAAGGTAGAATCATTAGCAGGCAACTTGTTTGCAACAAAGAGGGGTGGAGGAATATGAGGTATCTTGATCTAGATGATAGATCAAGGGAGGCAAGGTCACTAACGCGAACCAAGTGTCCAGCTCGGTTTAGGATAAAGCTTGACTATGGCTGCGGTATATGGAAGGTATCATGTTTTGTGGAATCTCACAACCACGATCTGACACCACTCCAATTTGCGCATCTGGTTCCGGCCAATTGTCGTCTCATTGTCACTGAtaaagtccaagtgaaaaatcTTCATAATTTTGGTGTCAAGACCTGCCATATTATGGGGTATATTGCGTTCCAGAAGGGTGGATATCGTCATGCTGGCTTCACACGCAAAGATTTGTACAACCACATTGATCGTTATCGTCAGTCGAAAGTTAAAAACGGGGATGTCAATGCGGCAATAAACTATTTGATTG ATGGGCAGTCAATTATCAACTATCACTGTTTTGGAGATATTGTTGCCTTTGATTTAACCTACAAGAAGAATAAATACAACAAGCCTTTGGTCATTTTCTCCGGATGCAATCATCACGGGCAGACTGTTATCTTCGGCTCCGGCCTACTATCCGACGAAACCACAGAGACGTATAAGTGGTTGTTGGAAACTTTTGTTGAAGCGATGGGTGGGAAAAGTCCTAAAGCTGTAATAACTGACGGAGACCTTGCCATGCAAGATGCAATCAAGAATGTTCTTCCTGATGCGACCCATCGGTTATGCGGATGGCATCTGCAAAGAAATGCATGTGAAAATATAAAGAATCCTAATTTCCTGCGCGATTTTAAGTGTCTTATATATGACAACACCGACCAGAGAGACTTTGATCGGAGATGGGCAGCCATTTTGGATAAGCACAACCTTGTTAGGAGTACCTGGATGGAAAAGACGTACGAAACTCGTGCGATGTGGTCCCATTGTTTCCTCCGGGATAAGTTTTTCGGTTACATAAGGACGACATCACAGTGCGAAGGTATAAATTCTCTCATCAGATTTTATGTTAATCGCAAGAACACCCACATTGACTTCATGCATAACCTGGATAGGGCCTTAAAAGAGTATAGAAACAACGAATTAATAGCTGACTTTAAGTCTCAGTTCTTAGAGCCAGTGATGATTACCTCGTTGGAGGTATATGAAAGATTTGCATCATGTTATTTCACGCGAAACATTTTCAAGGAAATTCGTAATGAGATTCAGAGGGCAGGGGCTTTGAATATCAAGGTACTAAGCACAACCTTGGACAAGGTCGAGTTCAGTGTGACTGCTCTTGGAGACCCGGCCAAAGATCGACGGGTGGAAGTCGATAGAGGTAAGAATCTGTTCTCGTGCTCGTGCAAGCTGTTTGAATCACGTGGTATTCCATGTAGTCATGTCTTCTGTGCCATGAAGTTCGAAAACATACTTGAGTTTCCAGATTCGTTGATCTAA
- the LOC107495038 gene encoding WAT1-related protein At4g15540 isoform X1, with product MASSGRYYWYMNVVPFFAMVAVECFSVGSSVLFKAATEKGLSYYVFIAYSYAISTFILLLPFPFIFFATRSSGLPTFKASLVGRIFLLGLIGFIFQLIGYKGLEFSSPTLASALSNLIPAFTYVLAILFRMEKATLKSSSTQAKIIGSIVSIIGALVVTLYKGPIVLSASASSSSLLSSSSSQGDWVLGAFLLAASYTLPPLWFIVQTQVMEQYPVELVVVFLYNLCGTLISAPACILVESSFSVWRLKLDITLLAVIFSGFCGCLVSVVHTWAIHLKGPVYVSTFKPLSVVIAAAMSVIFLGDALYIGSVIGAGILSIGFYAVLWGKAKSSAELSEEYCLNRKLTCNSTTPLLNNQQGKQSFPI from the exons ATGGCATCATCAGGTAGATATTATTGGTACATGAACGTGGTTCCATTCTTTGCAATGGTGGCAGTTGAATGCTTCAGCGTTGGTTCCAGCGTTCTATTCAAAGCAGCCACTGAGAAAGGCTTGAGTTACTATGTTTTCATTGCTTATTCATATGCCATCTCCacctttattcttcttctaccttTTCCCTTCATCTTCTTCGCCACCAG GTCAAGTGGATTGCCCACATTTAAAGCCTCATTGGTCGGTAGGATTTTTCTTCTTGGACTCATTGG GTTTATATTTCAACTTATTGGATATAAAGGACTTGAGTTTAGTTCACCTACTCTCGCTTCTGCTCTTAGTAACCTTATACCAGCTTTTACTTACGTACTCGCTATTTTATTCAG GATGGAAAAAGCAACATTGAAAAGCTCGAGCACTCAGGCCAAAATAATAGGTTCAATTGTATCAATCATTGGTGCCCTTGTAGTAACGCTCTACAAGGGCCCTATTGTGTTatctgcttctgcttcttcaTCATCACTACTCAGCTCATCGTCTTCACAAGGGGATTGGGTTCTTGGGGCCTTCTTACTTGCTGCTTCATACACTTTACCTCCACTTTGGTTTATTGTACAg ACGCAAGTTATGGAACAATATCCGGTAGAACTTGTTGTGGTGTTTTTATACAACTTGTGCGGGACTCTTATATCTGCGCCAGCATGCATACTTGTTGAATCAAGCTTCAGTGTTTGGAGGCTGAAACTTGACATAACATTATTGGCGGTTATATTCTCA GGATTTTGTGGGTGCCTGGTGAGTGTGGTTCATACATGGGCAATACATCTTAAAGGCCCTGTTTATGTATCAACTTTCAAGCCACTATCAGTTGTCATAGCTGCTGCAATGAGTGTTATATTCCTTGGTGATGCTTTGTATATTGGAAG TGTTATTGGAGCAGGGATACTATCAATTGGATTTTATGCTGTTTTATGGGGAAAAGCAAAATCATCAGCAGAATTGAGTGAAGAGTATTGCTTGAATAGAAAGCTTACATGCAATAGTACAACTCCTTTATTGAATAATCAACAAGGAAAACAGAGTTTTCCTATATAA